The Oncorhynchus tshawytscha isolate Ot180627B linkage group LG18, Otsh_v2.0, whole genome shotgun sequence genome has a window encoding:
- the LOC112217677 gene encoding clathrin coat assembly protein AP180-like isoform X9, with the protein MSGQTLTDRIAAAQYQLTGSEVSRAVCKATTHEVMAPKKKHLEYLISATNATNVNIPQMADTLFERATNASWIVVFKALVTTHHMCVHGNERFIQYLASRTALFNLSNFIDKTGSNGYDMSTFIRRYGRYLNERAFAYRQMAFDFTKVKKGAEGVMRTMTPEKLLKGMPVLQTQIDTLLEFDVHPKELNNPIINAGFLLLFKDLVKLFASYNDGVINLLEKYFKMKKSDCKEALEIYKRFLTRVTKIGEFMKLAETVGVDKNDIPDINYAPSSILESLETHMNSLEGKKGEGSPTKGSPTNNVSPTSTPAKSAAAVPTLAPPPEEATDSLLDLDPLSSSGPSVGASAAPTSWGDLLGSEMGESMLPDPTLAVEPVPSPAGVTSTPAAAEPGVSLAPPPNAAAAPTPGATNMDLLGDAFSTPVLTSDATAEGGAPASTPTPAAEAAADSTGGETKPAAPVSASGAELMAAFDGLGDVLMPSMTPQAGAASSPVKPMGGDLDATMASMASNLGMGSQKPGENTMGGWSTPQVAPPSWGAPMNVPMGSPSFMGSNQGFSMGGAVGAGAPMMPMVRPGFGAPATPGAPMGSPGMAGSPRRPPPPKNALDDLNIKDFM; encoded by the exons ATCTGATCTCGGCCACCAATGCGACCAATGTGAACATCCCTCAGATGGCTGACACTCTGTTTGAGAGGGCCACCAACGCCAGCTGGATTGTCGTCTTCAAGGCCCTCGTCACCACACACCATATGTGTGTCCATGGCAATGAG AGGTTCATCCAGTACTTGGCCTCCAGGACCGCTCTGTTCAACCTCAGCAACTTTATAGACAAAACAGGTTCCAACG GCTATGACATGTCTACGTTCATCAGACGTTATGGCCGCTACCTCAATGAGAGGGCCTTCGCCTACCGCCAGATGGCTTTCGACTTCACCAAAGTCAAAAAGGG TGCTGAGGGGGTGATGAGGACAATGACTCCAGAAAAGCTGTTGAAAGGCATGCCTGTCCTGCAGACCCAGATCGACACACTGCTGGAGTTTGAT GTCCATCCCAAGGAGCTGAATAACCCTATCATCAACGCAGGGTTCCTGCTGCTCTTCAAGGATCTGGTCAAGCTGTTTGCCTCCTATAACGATGGGGTCATCAATCTATTAG AGAAATACTTTAAGATGAAGAAGAGCGACTGCAAGGAGGCCTTGGAGATCTATAAGAGGTTCCTGACCAGGGTCACCAAGATCGGAGAGTTCATGAAGCTTGCTGAg ACTGTCGGAGTGGACAAAAATGATATTCCTGACATCAACTAT gcTCCCAGCAGCATCCTGGAGTCTCTGGAGACACACATGAACAGTTTGGAGGGGAAGAAGGG TGAAGG GTCTCCAACAAAG gGGTCCCCTACCAATAACGTGTCCCCGACCTCCACCCCCGCCAAATCTGCAGCCGCCGTGCCCACCCTAGCGCCGCCACCTGAAGAAGCCACCGA TTCTCTCTTAGATCTggaccctctctcctcctctggtccGTCAGTAGGAGCCTCAGCAGCCCCTACGTCCTGGGGAG ACCTCCTTGGGTCAG AAATGGGCGAGTCCATGCTTCCTGACCCCACCTTAGCTGTAGAACCCGTCCCCTCTCCCGCTGGTGTAACGTCCACCCCTGCAGCTGCGGAGCCAGGAGTCTCTCTGGCTCCTCCCCCTAATGCGGCCGCTGCCCCCACCCCCGGCGCGACGAATATGGATCTGCTGGGAG ATGCATTTTCGACCCCTGTTCTCACCTCTGATGCCACTGCTGAGGGCGGAGCTCCGGCCTCCACGCCAACCCCAGCCGCCGAAGCTGCTGCCG ACTCCACTGGTGGAGAGACCAAGCCTGCTGCCCCTGTATCTGCCTCTGGTGCTGAGCTGATGGCAG CGTTTGATGGTCTAGGGGATGTGTTGATGCCTTCTATGACACCCCAGGCCGGGGCAGCCTCGTCTCCAGTCAAACCTATGGGAGGAGACCTGGACGCCACCATGGCTAGCATGGCTAGCA atctgGGAATGGGGAGCCAAAAACC GGGGGAGAACACGATGGGAGGCTGGTCAACTCCTCAGGTAGCTCCTCCCAGTTGGGGCGCTCCCATG AACGTTCCAATGGGGTCCCCTTCTTTTATGGGGTCTAACCAAGGATTCAGCATG ggcGGAGCGGTCGGGGCTGGAGCTCCCATGATGCCCATGGTTAGGCCAGGCTTTGGAGCCCCTGCAACCCCAGGAGCAccg ATGGGATCTCCAGGGATGGCCGGGAGTCCGAGGAGGCCTCCGCCCCCCAAGAATGCCCTGGATGACCTCAACATCAAGGACTTCATGTAA